A part of Cryptococcus gattii WM276 chromosome G, complete sequence genomic DNA contains:
- a CDS encoding lipoyl(octanoyl) transferase LIP2 (Similar to TIGR gene model, INSD accession AAW44485.1) encodes MSRSVARLFSSNARNLSLGRASCPTASSSVSASSSLPPLRYYIFKEPLPYPVGLKLQNDIIDRRLAAKSKDPIGSKGLGDVVLLLEHTPTYTTGRRDNTPNPNELHPEEKKVQNVGAGFYITKRGGQVTYHGPGQLVGYPILDLNVMETPTRCYVEFLQAMLSNYIRDISALDDILAPHPDGHVGVFSSPTEKVASIGIHLHHRITSHGFAMNITPEPIAWFDLVMACGLADVRAVSLHDLITRGAMQEGIIPSRLPSVQDVARSIMPRFGEMFGREFKALDARDSGEAGEIWELVQKAEQGARENNDKCGGWPSKPVLSQRA; translated from the exons ATGTCTCGTTCAGTCGCCCGCCTCTTCTCCAGTAATGCCAGGAACTTGTCTCTGGGACGAGCTTCATGCCCAACAGCCTCGTCATCAGTCTCcgcttcttcatctcttccaccGTTGCGATATTATATCTTCAAGGAACCTCTGCCGTATCCCGTTGGGCTGAAATTGCAGAACGACATAATTGATCGAAGGCTGGCGGCAAAGAGCAAGGATCCGATAGGCAGTAAGGGTCTTGGCGACGTTGTCCTTCTTTTAG AACATACGCCAACATACACTACCGGCAGACGAGATAATACACCTAATCCCAATGAACTTCATCCGGAGGAAAAAAAGGTGCAGAACGTTGGAGCTGGCTTTTACATTACAAAAAGAGGAGGACAAGTGACCTACCATGGCCCTGGACAATTAGTTGGGTATCCTATACTGGATTTGAATGTCATGGAG ACTCCCACCCGATGTTATGTCGAATTCTTGCAAGCTATGCTTAGTAATTATATCCGAGATATCTCGGCTCTTGACGACATCCTCGCACCTCACCCCGACGGACATGTAGGAGTCTTCTCTTCCCCCACCGAAAAG GTTGCCTCCATAGGGATTCATCTTCACCACCGCATAACTTCCCACGGTTTCGCCATGAACATTACTCCTGAACCCATCGCCTGGTTCGACCTCGTCATGGCTTGTGGCCTCGCAGACGTTCGCGCGGTTTCATTACACGACCTGATTACTCGAGGTGCAATGCAGGAGGGGATAATACCGTCAAGATTGCCGAGTGTGCAGGATGTGGCTAGGTCTATCATGCCCAGGTTTGGGGAAATGTTTGGCAGGGAATTCAAGGCACTCGATGCCCGAGATTCTGGCGAGGCTGGGGAAATTTGGGAACTCGTTCAGAAGGCTGAGCAGGGTGCTAGGGAGAATAATGATAAATGCGGAGGATGGCCTTCTAAACCCGTTTTAAGCCAAAGAGCTTAG
- a CDS encoding Hypothetical protein (Similar to TIGR gene model, INSD accession AAW44483.1; CNG01170) has translation MSKDAQAAISLAHPSFNQPQPGESQASYQPSTTTTLAADVEANAVPTSMTSSLKADIFSNDAKNDKNGEDIDGENETFRTSGESRVGIQDEKEAQTPSHHSGSEIKVSQRKKWGLLALFSVSLVIDQWCLAAFYILTSPIIDSMQVPFAQQSWVITSYTVTFAATLLFWGRISDLYSAAPVFSYGIITLGLLNLIISFLPERYSFFILRALSGIAGSSSVPSAYRLIVTVFEPHELNKAFTVYSMSGAIANSTGNIIAGTIMLIPSGGQGEAWRWFFRILSVILLPVGVWSIFWIPRSRGENADANDKSARMDLPGCFMMLVAIVLLILSLTLGASNGWSTPGFIAPLIISAIIFPGFFIWESRIKPTHALLPPSIWRYHDFALWIVFALLGYTWWSVNFFAFIEYWMDYMGEKAIIVSLRVLAEGITPIIIAIIITKWGRLMEWPRISITCGALLGIAAYIMFILSGTHVGRDYWRYIFPAMIFGATGMYLVFTATSVGAMCAVPADVGGVAGATLQVAYQVGAAVSFAVQAGLFTVNEGGISNFDNIRASFYFEIGFIALWLIGFLVFYRPPKNTEVSGDTERIVAGH, from the exons GGCAAACGCCGTGCCCACCTCGATGACGTCTTCATTAAAGGCTGATATTTTCTCGAATGATGCCAAAAATGATAAGAATGGAGAAGATATTGACGGAGAGAATGAAACATTCAGAACGAGTGGAGAAAGCCGGGTTGGAATTCAAGACGAAAAAGAGGCTCAAACACCATCTCATCATAGTGGATCAGAAATTAAGGTCTCCCAAAGGAAGAAATGGGGTCTTTTAGCTCTTTTCAGCGTCTCTCTTGTTATCGATC AATGGTGTTTGGCCGCTTTCTATATCCTCACTTCCCCTATCATCGACTCCATGCAAGTCCCCTTCGCTCAACAATCATGGGTCATCACCTCCTACACAGTCACTTTCGCCGCcactctcctcttctgGGGCCGTATCTCCGACCTCTATTCTGCTGCGCCTGTCTTCTCTTACGGTATTATCACCCTTGGGCTATTGAATCTAATCATATCCTTCCTACCCGAGAGGTATTCTTTCTTCATTCTACGGGCATTGTCTGGCATAGCGGGTAGCTCTTCTGTGCCTTCTGCTTATAGGCTTATCGTCACCGTCTTTGAGCCTCATGAGCTGAACAAAGCTTTTACTGTCTACAGTATGAGCGGCGCTATTGCAAATTCTACAGGAAACATTATTGCTGGAACTATTATGCTGATCCCCTCTGGCGGACAAGGGGAGGCATGGAGGTGGTTTTTCAGGATCCTGTCGGTTATTTTATTACCTGTGGGGGTGTGGTCAATATTTTGGATTCCAAGAAGCAGGGGCGAGAATGCTGATGCAAACGATAAATCGGCAAGAATGGATCTTCCGGGATGCTTCAT GATGCTAGTGGCCATCGTTCTCCTGATCCTTTCTTTAACTCTTGGCGCCTCAAATGGCTGGTCCACACCCGGATTTATCGCCCCTCTCATCATCTCCGCCATTATTTTCCCAGGATTCTTCATCTGGGAATCCCGCATCAAGCCCACTCACGCACTTCTTCCACCATCAATATGGCGATATCATGATTTTGCCCTTTGGATTGTCTTTGCTCTCCTTGGCTACACCTGGTGGTCGGTTAACTTTTTTGCATTCATTGAGTATTGGATGGATTATATGGGTGAAAAGGCGATCATCGTTTCATTGCGGGTCTTGGCGGAAGGCATAACTCCCATAATAATCGCCATCATCATTACTAAATGGGGGCGACTGATGGAGTGGCCTAGGATCTCGATCACATGTGGCGCTCTGCTGGGTATAGCGGCGTATATTATGTTCATACTCTCCGGCACGCATGTTGGGAGGGATTACTGGCGTTACATATTTCCAGCCATGATCTTTGGGGCAACGGGGATGTACCTTGTTTTTACCGCTACAAG TGTTGGTGCGATGTGCGCTGTCCCCGCAGATGTTGGAGGAGTAGCGGGCGCTACTTTACAAGTGGCGTACCAAGTAGGAGCTGCTGTATCTTTTGCGGTGCAAGCTGGACTGTTTACCGTTAATGAAGGCGGGATATCCAATTTCGACAATATCAGAGCTTCATTCTACTTTGAGATAGGTTTCATTGCGTTGTGGTTGATTGGTTTCTTGGTGTTTTATAGGCCACCAAAGAATACAGAGGTGTCCGGGGACACAGAGAGAATTGTGGCTGGCCATTAA